The Equus caballus isolate H_3958 breed thoroughbred chromosome 12, TB-T2T, whole genome shotgun sequence genome contains a region encoding:
- the SLC25A45 gene encoding solute carrier family 25 member 45 isoform X1 — protein sequence MPVEEFVAGWISGALGLVLGYPFDTVKVRLQTQTTYRGIVDCMVKTYRHESLLGFFKGMSFPIASIAVVNSVLFGIYSNTLLALTATSHQERRAQPPSYTHIFIAGCTGGFLQAYFLAPFDLIKVRLQNQTEPRAKPGSPPPRYRGPVHCAASIFQEEGPRGLFRGAWALTLRDTPTMGIYFITYECLCHQSTPEGQNPSSATVLVAGGFAGITSWVTATPLDVIKSRMQMAGLNQRAHRGVLDCIVSSARQEGLGVFFRGLTINSARAFPVNAVTFLSYEYLLHLWQ from the exons ATGCCTGTGGAGGAGTTTGTGGCCGGCTGGATCTCTG GAGCTCTGGGCTTGGTCCTGGGATACCCCTTTGACACTGTAAAG GTGCGGCTACAGACCCAGACCACGTACCGGGGCATCGTCGACTGCATGGTCAAGACTTACCGCCATGAGTCG CTCCTGGGCTTCTTCAAGGGGATGAGCTTCCCCATCGCGAGCATCGCCGTGGTCAACTCCGTCCTTTTCGGGATCTACAGCAATACCCTGCTGGCTCTCACAGCAACCTCCCACCAGGAGCGGCGGGCCCAGCCGCCCAGCTACACACACATCTTCATAGCCGGCTGCACTGGGGGCTTCCTGCAG GCCTACTTCTTGGCCCCTTTCGACCTCATCAAAGTCCGGCTGCAAAACCAGACAGAGCCGAGGGCGAAGCCAGGGAGCCCCCCACCGCGGTACCGGGGGCCTGTGCACTGTGCCGCCTCCATCTTCCAGGAAGAAGGGCCCCGGGGGCTGTTCCGAGGGGCCTGGGCCCTGACGCTGAGGGACACCCCCACCATGGGGATCTATTTTATCACCTACGAATGTCTCTGTCACCAATCCACGCCAGAGGGCCAGAATCCCA GCTCAGCCACAGTGCTGGTGGCAGGGGGCTTTGCCGGCATCACCTCCTGGGTCACGGCCACCCCCTTAGACGTGATCAAGTCCCGGATGCAGATGGCTGGGCTAAACCAGAGGGCTCACCGAGGGGTGCTGGACTGCATAGTAAGCAGCGCCCGGCAGGAAGGACTGGGGGTCTTCTTCCGGGGGCTCACCATCAACAGTGCCCGCGCCTTCCCTGTCAACGCCGTCACCTTCCTCAGCTACGAATACCTCCTCCACTTGTGGCAATGA
- the SLC25A45 gene encoding solute carrier family 25 member 45 isoform X2, which translates to MVKTYRHESLLGFFKGMSFPIASIAVVNSVLFGIYSNTLLALTATSHQERRAQPPSYTHIFIAGCTGGFLQAYFLAPFDLIKVRLQNQTEPRAKPGSPPPRYRGPVHCAASIFQEEGPRGLFRGAWALTLRDTPTMGIYFITYECLCHQSTPEGQNPSSATVLVAGGFAGITSWVTATPLDVIKSRMQMAGLNQRAHRGVLDCIVSSARQEGLGVFFRGLTINSARAFPVNAVTFLSYEYLLHLWQ; encoded by the exons ATGGTCAAGACTTACCGCCATGAGTCG CTCCTGGGCTTCTTCAAGGGGATGAGCTTCCCCATCGCGAGCATCGCCGTGGTCAACTCCGTCCTTTTCGGGATCTACAGCAATACCCTGCTGGCTCTCACAGCAACCTCCCACCAGGAGCGGCGGGCCCAGCCGCCCAGCTACACACACATCTTCATAGCCGGCTGCACTGGGGGCTTCCTGCAG GCCTACTTCTTGGCCCCTTTCGACCTCATCAAAGTCCGGCTGCAAAACCAGACAGAGCCGAGGGCGAAGCCAGGGAGCCCCCCACCGCGGTACCGGGGGCCTGTGCACTGTGCCGCCTCCATCTTCCAGGAAGAAGGGCCCCGGGGGCTGTTCCGAGGGGCCTGGGCCCTGACGCTGAGGGACACCCCCACCATGGGGATCTATTTTATCACCTACGAATGTCTCTGTCACCAATCCACGCCAGAGGGCCAGAATCCCA GCTCAGCCACAGTGCTGGTGGCAGGGGGCTTTGCCGGCATCACCTCCTGGGTCACGGCCACCCCCTTAGACGTGATCAAGTCCCGGATGCAGATGGCTGGGCTAAACCAGAGGGCTCACCGAGGGGTGCTGGACTGCATAGTAAGCAGCGCCCGGCAGGAAGGACTGGGGGTCTTCTTCCGGGGGCTCACCATCAACAGTGCCCGCGCCTTCCCTGTCAACGCCGTCACCTTCCTCAGCTACGAATACCTCCTCCACTTGTGGCAATGA